The following are encoded together in the Cyanobacterium aponinum PCC 10605 genome:
- a CDS encoding pentapeptide repeat-containing protein, producing MNDHQSEEINVSLDKNNSEIENNNSNSTLIPPKQLTYVKRPKTSHSGKILIGLGISFAGILLDNSWLGVIGSIVAFSLALVQVIPYIIQWIRFFLTPQERQTVVGVVGLILASLILFNYLGVYHAVGNWLNQFKYDEFGSWADWVGALGQIMIAVLAVYVAWQQYVISKDLTIQQNRITQQQTIDAYFQGLSELVLGPDGLLEDWPQERAIAEGRTAAILSSVDGSGKAKILRFLSRSRLITPLKRDSHLGRPILDGSGGYAEDREFGMRVINLGVVLAGCNLMGQDLRWTDLSEANMVRTDLSKADLVKTNLARTILYEADLQGADMKGVRLFYGDFHSASPRSRTQAPNFETGEYTGAVIEKVNFTGVKNLSEENRYYCCCWGGEYTRSTIPGGCLGIPDCLTASRRQQENLESEDAKDD from the coding sequence ATGAACGATCATCAATCAGAGGAAATAAATGTATCTTTAGACAAAAATAATTCAGAAATAGAAAATAATAACTCTAATTCTACTCTGATACCTCCCAAACAGTTAACCTATGTAAAAAGACCAAAAACCTCACATTCGGGAAAAATTCTCATTGGTTTAGGTATTTCTTTTGCGGGAATTTTACTTGATAATAGTTGGTTAGGGGTAATTGGGTCTATTGTGGCTTTTTCTCTTGCTTTAGTTCAAGTAATACCGTATATAATCCAATGGATTCGGTTTTTTCTTACTCCTCAAGAAAGACAAACTGTTGTGGGGGTGGTGGGTTTAATTCTCGCATCCTTGATTCTGTTTAATTATTTAGGGGTTTATCACGCAGTAGGTAATTGGTTAAATCAGTTTAAATATGATGAATTTGGTTCTTGGGCCGATTGGGTAGGGGCTTTAGGGCAAATTATGATCGCAGTTTTAGCGGTTTATGTGGCATGGCAACAGTATGTAATTTCTAAAGATTTAACCATTCAACAAAATCGTATTACTCAACAGCAAACCATAGATGCTTATTTTCAAGGGCTTTCTGAATTGGTTTTAGGACCTGATGGCTTATTAGAAGATTGGCCTCAAGAAAGAGCGATCGCAGAAGGTCGAACCGCCGCTATTTTAAGTAGTGTGGATGGTTCAGGAAAGGCAAAAATTTTAAGGTTTTTATCTCGTTCTCGTTTAATTACCCCTTTAAAAAGAGATAGTCACCTAGGAAGACCTATTTTAGATGGTTCTGGTGGTTATGCAGAGGATAGAGAGTTTGGTATGAGGGTAATTAATTTAGGAGTAGTGTTGGCAGGATGTAATTTAATGGGACAAGATTTACGTTGGACTGATTTAAGTGAGGCTAATATGGTACGCACCGATTTAAGCAAGGCAGATTTAGTCAAAACCAATTTAGCTCGTACCATTCTTTATGAGGCAGATTTACAAGGGGCGGATATGAAAGGAGTTCGCTTATTTTATGGTGATTTTCATAGTGCTAGTCCTCGTAGTCGTACCCAAGCTCCTAATTTTGAAACTGGAGAATATACAGGGGCGGTAATTGAAAAAGTTAATTTCACAGGGGTGAAAAATCTGAGTGAGGAGAATCGTTATTATTGCTGTTGTTGGGGTGGAGAATATACTCGCTCAACTATTCCGGGGGGTTGTTTAGGTATTCCTGACTGTTTAACTGCCTCTCGTCGTCAACAAGAAAACCTAGAAAGTGAAGATGCTAAAGACGATTAA
- a CDS encoding DUF2442 domain-containing protein — translation MSILVDLRVKNVIIDDDDLAVEIMNGRTIKAPLACFPRLFNVSKQQLNNWQICGRGYGIHWEEIDEDISVEGLLRGAISPDYKKQ, via the coding sequence ATGAGTATTTTAGTTGACTTAAGAGTTAAAAATGTCATCATAGATGATGATGATTTAGCAGTAGAAATTATGAATGGACGCACAATAAAAGCACCATTGGCATGCTTTCCCCGTTTATTTAATGTTAGTAAACAACAATTAAATAATTGGCAAATATGTGGAAGAGGCTATGGTATTCATTGGGAGGAAATAGACGAAGATATTAGTGTAGAAGGCTTATTAAGAGGGGCAATTTCGCCCGATTATAAAAAACAATAA
- a CDS encoding D-alanine--D-alanine ligase family protein, with product MTKLKIGLLFGGKSGEHQVSITSARAIALGFSVEENREKYEVIPLYIDQAGNWWGKEVAEGILKSGEPKPVEKDTKKNWHFPEECGEIEVFFPILHGPNGEDGTVQGLLTLMEVPFVGAGVLGSAVGMDKIAMKNAFACAGLPQVKYIAVNRSEIFSSPCVFPKVCDRLEAELGYPCFVKPANLGSSVGISKAKNRAELEKALDEAANLDRRVIVEAGVKAREVECAVLGNDNPSASVVGEITYNADFYDYTTKYTDGLASLIIPADIPNNISETIREMAIKAFLAVDSRGLSRVDFFYIPETGEVLINEINTLPGFTALSMYPKLWEASGIGFPQLLDKLITLAQNN from the coding sequence ATGACAAAATTAAAAATCGGTTTATTATTCGGTGGCAAATCTGGCGAACATCAAGTTTCTATTACCTCTGCAAGGGCGATCGCCCTTGGGTTTTCAGTGGAAGAAAATAGAGAAAAATATGAGGTCATACCCTTATATATTGACCAAGCAGGTAATTGGTGGGGTAAAGAAGTAGCGGAAGGTATTTTAAAAAGTGGTGAACCCAAACCAGTGGAAAAAGATACTAAGAAAAATTGGCATTTTCCTGAAGAATGTGGTGAAATAGAAGTTTTTTTCCCGATTTTGCATGGTCCTAATGGTGAGGATGGTACAGTACAAGGTTTACTCACTCTCATGGAAGTTCCCTTCGTGGGTGCCGGGGTTTTAGGTTCAGCCGTTGGAATGGACAAAATCGCCATGAAAAACGCTTTTGCCTGTGCAGGTTTACCCCAAGTTAAATATATCGCCGTTAATCGCAGTGAAATATTTTCTAGTCCTTGCGTATTTCCTAAAGTGTGCGATCGCCTCGAAGCTGAATTAGGTTATCCTTGTTTTGTAAAACCTGCCAATTTAGGCTCATCGGTGGGTATTAGTAAAGCTAAAAATAGAGCAGAATTAGAAAAAGCCTTAGACGAGGCCGCTAATTTGGATCGTAGGGTGATAGTAGAAGCAGGAGTGAAAGCAAGAGAGGTAGAGTGTGCAGTCTTAGGTAATGATAACCCTAGTGCCTCTGTGGTAGGAGAAATTACCTATAATGCCGATTTTTATGATTATACGACCAAATATACTGACGGATTAGCCAGTTTGATCATTCCGGCTGATATTCCCAACAATATTAGTGAAACCATCAGAGAAATGGCAATAAAAGCCTTTTTAGCGGTAGATTCAAGGGGATTAAGTAGGGTTGACTTTTTCTATATACCCGAAACAGGAGAAGTATTAATCAATGAAATCAATACTTTACCCGGCTTTACTGCGTTGAGTATGTATCCCAAATTATGGGAAGCATCTGGCATCGGTTTTCCTCAACTATTGGATAAGTTGATTACCTTAGCACAAAATAATTAA
- the gatA gene encoding Asp-tRNA(Asn)/Glu-tRNA(Gln) amidotransferase subunit GatA codes for MTSIKKLHQQIKNKERSAVEITQEYLQRIGELEPKLKSFLCVTSDLALETAKQVDEKVASGEEIGVLAGIPIAIKDNMSTKGIPTTCASRILENFIPSYESTVTQKLRDQGAVIVGKTNLDEFAMGSSTENSGYQVTANPWDIERVPGGSSGGSAAAVSADECVVSLGSDTGGSIRQPASFCGVVGLKPTYGLVSRFGLVAYASSLDQIGPFAHTVEDTAILLGAIAGYDSKDSTSLNVEIPDYTQSFATDLKGLKVGVIKETYSDGLDNIVAEKVNQAIKELEKLGAQVKEISCPRFRYGLPIYYIIAPSEASANLARYDAVKYGIRDESADNLLEMYTKTRAKGFGAEVKRRIMLGTYALSAGYYDAYYLKAQKVRTLIKQDFDNAFHDVDVLISPTSPTTAFKAGEKTDDPLSMYLSDLMTIPVNLAGLPGMSLPCGFDENNLPIGMQLIGNVLREDVLFKVGYAYQQVTDWHNQNPSL; via the coding sequence ATGACCTCTATAAAAAAATTACATCAACAGATTAAAAATAAAGAACGCTCCGCCGTTGAGATTACTCAAGAATATTTACAACGTATTGGTGAATTAGAGCCAAAATTAAAAAGTTTTTTATGTGTCACCTCAGATTTAGCCTTAGAAACAGCGAAACAAGTGGATGAAAAGGTTGCTAGTGGTGAAGAAATTGGCGTTTTAGCAGGTATTCCCATCGCCATTAAAGATAATATGTCCACAAAAGGCATTCCTACCACTTGTGCCTCCAGAATTTTAGAAAACTTTATCCCTAGTTATGAATCCACTGTTACCCAAAAATTAAGGGATCAAGGGGCGGTAATTGTTGGTAAAACTAATTTAGATGAGTTTGCCATGGGAAGTTCTACGGAAAACTCTGGCTATCAAGTCACAGCTAATCCTTGGGATATTGAAAGAGTGCCGGGTGGTTCGTCTGGTGGTTCGGCGGCGGCGGTTTCTGCGGATGAGTGTGTTGTCTCCCTCGGTTCGGATACTGGAGGCTCAATTCGTCAACCTGCTTCTTTCTGTGGGGTAGTGGGGTTAAAACCGACCTATGGCTTGGTTTCTCGCTTCGGTTTAGTGGCTTATGCCTCCTCTTTGGATCAAATTGGCCCTTTTGCTCATACAGTGGAAGATACGGCGATTCTTTTAGGCGCGATCGCAGGTTATGATAGTAAGGACTCCACCAGTTTAAATGTGGAAATCCCCGACTATACCCAATCATTTGCTACAGATTTAAAAGGCTTAAAAGTAGGGGTAATCAAAGAAACCTATTCCGATGGTTTAGATAATATCGTCGCCGAAAAAGTCAATCAGGCAATTAAAGAATTAGAAAAATTAGGGGCGCAGGTGAAAGAAATTTCTTGCCCTCGTTTTCGCTACGGTTTGCCTATTTATTACATTATTGCCCCTTCAGAAGCCAGTGCTAACCTTGCCCGTTACGATGCGGTTAAATACGGCATTAGAGACGAGTCTGCGGATAATCTTTTAGAAATGTACACCAAAACTAGGGCAAAGGGTTTTGGTGCGGAAGTGAAACGTCGGATTATGCTTGGTACTTATGCTCTATCGGCTGGTTATTACGATGCTTATTACCTCAAAGCCCAAAAAGTGAGAACTTTAATTAAGCAAGACTTTGACAACGCTTTTCACGATGTGGACGTGTTAATTTCTCCGACTTCTCCCACTACTGCATTTAAAGCTGGAGAAAAAACTGATGATCCCCTTAGTATGTATTTATCTGATTTAATGACTATTCCTGTTAATTTAGCCGGTTTACCCGGGATGAGTCTTCCTTGCGGTTTTGATGAGAATAATTTACCCATCGGGATGCAATTAATTGGCAATGTTTTGAGAGAAGATGTTTTATTTAAGGTGGGTTATGCTTATCAACAAGTAACTGATTGGCACAATCAAAATCCTAGTTTGTAA
- a CDS encoding EamA family transporter, producing MLNTLILTILVITQVLGDVCLSEAMKIHGEITSFAPNVIIDVIYYLFTSPFFYFGLGSLTISWFIYLFAVSKMDLSYVLPIHASSYICNALLAWLILGENVSFLRWFATGFISVGVFIVGYSQYREKKKLKQLSSHVTVTPKDKVSPVFAFISSGVFLPTVWLGVIVMVLADSMGDLLNAKGMRQIATLKKFAVEDIFRWVVGIFTNLYIIIGVSCQAIALLLFLSLLSWDDLSFVRPASAVGYLITIISAKYILHEKISKGRWIGISCILLGVVTLSQT from the coding sequence GTGTTAAATACCCTAATCTTAACAATTTTAGTAATAACTCAGGTTTTGGGAGATGTTTGCCTGAGTGAAGCAATGAAAATTCATGGAGAAATAACGTCTTTCGCTCCAAATGTCATCATTGATGTCATTTACTATTTATTTACATCCCCTTTTTTTTATTTTGGTTTAGGTAGTCTTACTATTTCTTGGTTTATCTATCTATTTGCCGTATCTAAAATGGATTTAAGCTATGTTTTGCCGATTCATGCTTCTAGTTATATCTGTAATGCCTTACTTGCATGGTTAATTTTAGGGGAAAATGTCTCTTTTTTACGTTGGTTTGCTACAGGTTTTATTTCTGTGGGGGTTTTTATCGTTGGTTATAGTCAGTATCGAGAGAAAAAAAAATTAAAACAATTATCTTCTCATGTCACTGTTACACCGAAGGATAAAGTAAGCCCCGTATTTGCATTTATTTCTAGTGGTGTCTTTCTACCTACTGTTTGGTTAGGAGTTATTGTGATGGTGTTAGCAGATAGTATGGGGGATTTATTAAACGCCAAAGGAATGAGACAAATCGCAACCCTCAAAAAATTTGCTGTGGAGGATATTTTTCGTTGGGTAGTAGGAATTTTTACCAACCTTTATATTATTATAGGGGTTTCTTGTCAGGCGATCGCACTTTTACTGTTTCTTTCTCTACTAAGTTGGGATGATCTAAGTTTTGTTAGACCTGCCAGTGCAGTTGGTTATCTTATTACTATCATATCAGCTAAATACATCTTACATGAAAAAATAAGCAAAGGTAGATGGATTGGTATTTCTTGTATTTTATTAGGAGTGGTAACTTTGTCTCAAACTTAA
- the hpnJ gene encoding hopanoid biosynthesis associated radical SAM protein HpnJ produces MKKTLFLNPPSFDGFDGGAGARYQAKREITSFWYPTWLAQPAALVTGSKLIDAPPHNQTVEDVLKIASDYELVIMHTSTPSLANDVKCAEAIKAQNRDIVIGFIGAHVAVLPEKTLVDNPVLDFVCRNEFDYTCKEIAEGKDFSEIKGLSYRDQNGNIIHNQERELIHDWDAMPSVLPIYAQHLNIKKYFIGYLLHPYISFYTGRGCPAKCSFCLWPQTIGGHNYRAKSPEAVGKEMEMAKSLFGDSVREYMFDDDTFTIDKQRAIAISEHLKKLKLTWSCNARANLDYDTLKQLRDNGLRLLLVGFESGNQQILDGIRKGIKLEVARKFMENCRKLGIKVHGTFIIGLPNENRETIEETIRFACEVNPHTIQVSIAAPYPGTELYRQALENNWFSKENLISEFGIQTSTLAYPNLSSAQIEDAVEQMYRKFYFRPQAIIPIVTEMLTDTQMLRRRLREGKEFFAYLKERKEKAPI; encoded by the coding sequence ATGAAAAAAACTTTATTTTTAAACCCTCCTTCCTTTGATGGTTTTGATGGTGGTGCAGGTGCGAGGTATCAAGCAAAACGAGAAATAACTTCTTTTTGGTATCCCACATGGTTGGCACAACCTGCCGCTTTAGTAACTGGTAGTAAATTAATTGATGCCCCTCCTCATAATCAAACAGTAGAAGATGTGCTGAAAATAGCCTCTGATTACGAATTGGTTATTATGCACACTAGCACCCCCTCTTTAGCTAATGATGTTAAATGTGCTGAAGCTATTAAAGCTCAAAATCGGGATATTGTCATTGGTTTTATTGGCGCCCATGTGGCAGTTTTACCCGAAAAAACTTTAGTCGATAATCCCGTTTTAGATTTTGTATGTCGTAACGAATTTGATTATACTTGCAAAGAGATTGCAGAAGGTAAAGATTTTAGTGAGATTAAAGGCTTAAGTTATCGAGATCAAAACGGTAATATTATTCATAATCAAGAAAGAGAGTTAATTCATGATTGGGATGCTATGCCCAGTGTTTTGCCTATTTATGCACAACATTTAAACATCAAAAAATATTTTATCGGTTATTTACTGCATCCTTATATTTCTTTTTATACTGGTAGAGGTTGCCCTGCTAAATGTAGTTTTTGCTTATGGCCTCAAACTATTGGTGGACATAATTATCGAGCCAAGTCACCAGAAGCAGTGGGCAAAGAAATGGAAATGGCAAAGAGTCTTTTCGGAGATTCTGTGAGGGAGTATATGTTTGATGATGATACTTTTACGATTGATAAGCAAAGAGCGATCGCAATTAGTGAGCATTTGAAAAAATTAAAGTTAACATGGAGTTGTAATGCCCGTGCCAATTTAGACTATGATACCCTCAAACAACTTAGAGATAATGGCTTAAGACTTTTGCTAGTAGGATTTGAATCAGGTAACCAGCAAATTCTTGATGGTATTCGCAAGGGTATTAAACTAGAAGTTGCCCGTAAATTTATGGAAAATTGTCGTAAATTAGGTATCAAAGTTCATGGTACATTCATTATCGGACTACCCAATGAGAATCGAGAAACCATCGAAGAAACCATCCGTTTTGCTTGTGAAGTCAATCCTCATACCATTCAAGTATCCATTGCCGCCCCTTATCCCGGTACAGAATTATATCGTCAGGCATTAGAAAATAACTGGTTTAGTAAGGAAAATTTGATTTCGGAGTTTGGTATTCAAACATCAACATTAGCCTATCCTAATCTTTCTTCTGCCCAAATTGAGGATGCAGTTGAGCAGATGTATAGAAAGTTTTATTTTCGCCCTCAAGCTATTATTCCCATTGTTACGGAAATGTTAACGGATACACAGATGTTAAGAAGAAGACTTAGAGAGGGTAAAGAGTTTTTTGCTTACCTAAAGGAGAGAAAAGAAAAAGCACCCATTTGA
- a CDS encoding M48 family metallopeptidase, with the protein MTVKLIGLKADHFRHPLDLEATNRLKQLPGLDLAIRGFLGGIAEDFFYLNNIASSIRISEKQLPDLHDLLISACEILDVEKPQLYIQQNPVPNAYTLAIRGQKPFIVIHTSLLDLLNPEEIKAVIAHELGHLKCEHGVYLSLANIMVLAAGLIPSWGTLVAQSLQSQLLQWVRCAEFSCDRSALLVVQKPEIVMSVLMKLAGGSPNLASKLNLSAFMEQVKDYRMMSNNELGRLLQETQTAQLTHPLPIIRAKEVEKWSNSPEYDQLLNQKRISYNSGSDRQGGWRNW; encoded by the coding sequence ATGACGGTAAAATTAATCGGGTTAAAGGCGGATCATTTTCGTCATCCTTTGGACTTGGAAGCAACAAATAGACTTAAGCAACTTCCCGGTTTAGATTTAGCTATTAGGGGTTTTTTAGGAGGTATTGCGGAAGATTTTTTTTATCTTAATAATATCGCTTCAAGTATTCGTATTTCAGAAAAACAACTACCTGATTTGCATGATTTACTCATTTCTGCCTGTGAAATTTTGGATGTAGAAAAGCCTCAATTATACATTCAACAAAATCCTGTGCCGAATGCTTATACTTTAGCTATTCGTGGTCAAAAACCTTTTATTGTTATTCATACATCCTTGCTTGATTTACTCAATCCTGAAGAAATTAAGGCTGTCATTGCTCATGAGTTGGGACATTTAAAGTGTGAGCATGGGGTATATCTTTCTTTGGCTAATATTATGGTGTTGGCGGCGGGATTAATCCCCTCTTGGGGAACATTGGTGGCTCAATCTCTACAAAGTCAGTTATTACAGTGGGTTCGTTGTGCTGAATTTAGCTGCGATCGCAGTGCTTTATTAGTAGTACAAAAACCAGAAATTGTTATGTCCGTGTTGATGAAACTAGCTGGAGGTTCACCGAATTTGGCATCTAAGTTGAATTTATCTGCTTTTATGGAGCAGGTAAAAGACTATAGAATGATGAGTAATAATGAGTTAGGAAGACTCTTACAAGAAACTCAAACCGCTCAGTTAACCCATCCATTGCCGATTATAAGAGCAAAAGAAGTAGAAAAATGGTCTAATTCTCCTGAGTATGATCAGTTGCTCAATCAAAAAAGAATAAGTTATAATAGTGGAAGTGATCGTCAGGGCGGATGGCGAAATTGGTAG
- a CDS encoding RibD family protein — protein MTNRSKPHITAIIATSLNGKISTDVNTRAKFTSVNDFHHLETQVSLCDAVIFGANTLRAYGTSLSIKDPKLIKERQARHQQPQPLHIVCSPSGNLKPDWAFFSQPIPRGLITTKEGLNTWHENINTFPNCNNDIQYSSKEGEKSYFQNIFISESSIINWHFILDNLQNMNINKIAILGGEKLITSFLKDKLIDDLWITICPLLILNSKAPNFCSTFLDENMHSIISLQLLEVINIKEEIFIHYTVDYL, from the coding sequence ATGACTAATCGTTCAAAACCTCATATTACTGCGATTATTGCCACGAGTTTAAATGGTAAAATCAGTACTGATGTCAATACCAGAGCAAAATTCACCTCTGTTAATGACTTTCATCACTTAGAAACTCAAGTATCTTTGTGCGATGCGGTAATTTTCGGAGCAAATACTCTCCGTGCTTATGGTACAAGTTTATCAATCAAAGACCCAAAATTAATAAAAGAAAGACAAGCAAGACACCAACAGCCTCAACCTTTGCATATAGTTTGCTCACCCTCTGGTAATCTTAAACCTGATTGGGCTTTTTTTTCCCAACCGATACCTCGTGGTTTAATTACCACTAAAGAGGGATTAAATACATGGCATGAAAATATAAATACTTTTCCCAATTGCAATAATGATATTCAATATTCATCAAAAGAAGGTGAAAAATCTTATTTTCAGAATATTTTTATCTCAGAATCATCAATAATTAATTGGCACTTTATTCTTGATAATTTACAAAATATGAACATTAATAAAATTGCCATTTTGGGAGGAGAAAAATTAATAACTTCTTTTTTAAAAGATAAATTAATTGATGATTTATGGATAACTATTTGTCCTTTATTAATATTAAACAGTAAAGCTCCTAATTTTTGCTCAACTTTTTTAGATGAGAATATGCACTCAATAATTTCTCTGCAATTATTAGAAGTGATAAATATTAAAGAAGAAATCTTTATTCACTATACTGTTGATTATTTATAA
- the polA gene encoding DNA polymerase I, whose translation MTKSDRPLLLIVDGHSLAYRAYYALAKAKKGALRTSTGIPTSVCFGFLNSLFTIISDYQPQYVAVAFDLKEATFRHTADSNYKGDRTPAPDDFIEDVNNLQILLKALNIQIVTAVGYEADDVIGTLATQAVKSHCQVKILSGDRDLFQLVDDEKEISVLYLEKNIGKYSTYKEEEVFTKMKVKPSQIVDFKALCGDKSDCIPGVLGIGEKIASNLLAEYETLDNVYHNLDNIKSAVKTKLINGEKDAQHSQFLAKIVTDINLEISLDDLQLTGFNNQEIIPLLQTLELNSFVKQINQIQEKLGGRILDNLTENNGQLSLFTIGKGVKDIGKDRQQLSSFNPPLVKGESNSETNNNSQSIDTLIVDNIEKLETLINNIKQAKITAWDTETDSLDTLTANLVGIGCCWGKTLKDTAYIPLHHKEGKQLTLDIIQTKLEPILNSTEYQKTFHNAKFDRLIFLNNGIEITGIVCDTMLASYVLQPEESHKLSNLCIKYGCEFIAQDYENLGLDKKQTIADLPIEKTANYCALDVLATFHLTEILTTELERIPSLKKVFELELKLEPILAQMEQIGVLIDSEYLQELAKEVDSELLTIETEAYEEAGEEFNLASPKQMSELLFEKLGLNKRKSSKTKTGYSTNQAVLEKLKGDHPIIDLILQHRTLAKLKSTYVDTLPTLVNQKTQRLHTNYNQTVTATGRLSSSNPNLQNIPIRTAFSRQIRKAFIPQSNWVFLSADYSQIELRILAHLSNEPILISAYQNNQDIHTVTAKLLLEKEDITPEERNLGKTINFGVIYGMGAQKFSRETGVKTATAQKFIDIYREKYANIFNYLENQKKEALVNGYVTTILGRRRYFYFNDREAEKLINTDINSFELSDFNFNYQTIQMLRSAANAPIQGSSADIIKLAMIEVNKILAEEEGNLLLQVHDELVFELPLEKVDDLSFKIKEAMENVLSLKIPLLVDIHTGNNWMEAK comes from the coding sequence ATGACAAAAAGCGATCGCCCCTTATTATTAATAGTAGATGGACATTCCCTTGCATATCGTGCCTATTATGCCCTAGCTAAAGCCAAAAAGGGGGCGTTGCGTACTTCCACAGGTATTCCTACAAGTGTTTGTTTCGGGTTTCTTAATTCCCTCTTTACCATCATTAGCGACTATCAACCCCAATATGTAGCCGTTGCCTTTGACTTGAAAGAAGCTACTTTTCGCCACACTGCTGATAGTAATTATAAGGGCGATCGAACTCCTGCTCCTGATGATTTTATTGAGGATGTGAATAATTTACAGATTTTGTTAAAGGCTTTAAATATTCAGATAGTCACCGCCGTTGGTTATGAAGCTGATGATGTTATCGGCACATTAGCCACCCAAGCAGTAAAATCCCATTGTCAAGTTAAAATTTTAAGCGGCGATCGAGATTTATTTCAATTAGTAGATGATGAAAAAGAAATAAGCGTCTTATATTTAGAGAAAAATATCGGAAAATATAGCACTTATAAAGAAGAAGAAGTGTTTACCAAAATGAAGGTAAAACCATCGCAAATTGTCGATTTTAAAGCATTATGCGGCGATAAATCAGATTGCATACCCGGAGTTTTAGGGATTGGAGAGAAAATTGCTAGTAATCTTTTAGCAGAATATGAGACATTAGATAACGTTTATCACAACTTAGATAATATTAAATCTGCGGTGAAAACTAAACTAATTAACGGAGAAAAAGACGCTCAACACTCCCAATTTTTAGCAAAAATAGTCACAGATATTAACTTAGAAATATCCTTAGATGATTTGCAACTAACAGGATTTAATAATCAAGAAATAATCCCCCTCTTACAAACCTTAGAATTAAATAGCTTCGTCAAACAAATTAATCAAATTCAAGAGAAGTTAGGGGGTAGAATATTAGATAATCTGACAGAAAATAATGGGCAATTATCTCTATTTACTATCGGGAAAGGAGTAAAAGATATAGGTAAAGATAGGCAACAGTTATCCTCCTTTAATCCCCCCTTAGTAAAGGGGGAAAGTAACTCAGAAACTAATAATAATTCTCAGTCAATAGATACTTTAATTGTTGATAATATAGAAAAATTAGAGACCCTAATCAACAATATAAAACAGGCAAAAATTACCGCTTGGGATACCGAAACTGACTCCCTTGATACTCTTACCGCTAACTTAGTAGGAATTGGTTGTTGTTGGGGAAAAACTCTCAAAGATACTGCCTATATTCCTCTACATCATAAAGAAGGAAAACAGTTAACTTTAGATATTATTCAGACAAAATTAGAGCCTATTTTAAACTCTACAGAATATCAAAAAACCTTCCATAATGCAAAGTTCGATCGCCTCATCTTTCTGAATAATGGTATAGAAATTACAGGTATTGTCTGCGACACTATGCTAGCTAGTTACGTTTTACAACCCGAAGAAAGTCACAAATTAAGTAACTTATGTATCAAATATGGCTGTGAATTTATTGCCCAAGATTATGAAAATTTAGGCTTAGATAAAAAGCAAACTATAGCAGATTTACCGATAGAAAAAACAGCTAATTATTGTGCCTTAGATGTATTGGCAACATTTCATTTAACCGAGATTTTAACCACTGAATTAGAGAGAATTCCGTCACTTAAAAAAGTATTTGAACTGGAATTAAAACTAGAACCCATTTTAGCCCAAATGGAACAAATAGGAGTATTAATTGACAGTGAATATCTGCAAGAATTAGCCAAAGAAGTTGACTCAGAATTACTAACTATTGAAACAGAAGCCTATGAAGAAGCGGGAGAAGAATTTAACCTTGCATCTCCTAAACAAATGAGTGAATTATTATTTGAAAAATTAGGCTTAAATAAAAGAAAAAGTAGTAAGACAAAAACAGGCTATTCTACCAATCAAGCCGTATTAGAAAAACTAAAAGGAGATCATCCCATCATCGACTTAATTTTACAACATCGCACCTTAGCGAAATTAAAATCTACCTATGTGGATACCTTACCCACTTTAGTTAATCAAAAAACCCAAAGACTACACACCAATTATAATCAAACCGTGACTGCTACGGGCCGACTTTCTTCATCCAATCCCAATTTACAAAATATACCTATTCGCACCGCTTTTTCTCGACAAATTCGTAAAGCCTTTATTCCACAATCAAACTGGGTATTTTTAAGTGCAGATTATTCTCAAATTGAATTAAGAATTTTAGCTCATTTAAGTAATGAACCCATTTTAATATCTGCTTATCAAAATAATCAAGACATTCATACCGTTACCGCTAAATTATTACTCGAAAAAGAAGATATTACCCCAGAAGAAAGAAACTTAGGAAAAACGATTAATTTTGGTGTAATCTATGGCATGGGTGCACAAAAGTTTTCCAGAGAAACAGGAGTAAAGACAGCAACGGCTCAAAAATTTATCGATATATATAGAGAAAAATATGCTAATATTTTCAATTACTTAGAAAACCAGAAAAAAGAGGCTTTAGTTAATGGTTACGTCACTACTATTTTAGGAAGAAGAAGATATTTTTATTTTAATGATAGAGAGGCAGAAAAATTAATCAATACTGATATTAACTCCTTTGAATTATCCGATTTTAACTTTAACTATCAAACCATACAAATGTTAAGATCTGCCGCTAATGCACCAATTCAGGGTTCTAGTGCAGATATAATTAAATTAGCCATGATAGAAGTGAATAAAATTTTAGCTGAAGAAGAGGGTAATTTATTATTACAAGTTCATGATGAATTAGTGTTTGAATTACCCTTAGAAAAAGTTGATGATTTGAGTTTCAAAATTAAGGAAGCAATGGAGAATGTGTTATCCTTGAAAATACCTTTATTAGTAGATATTCACACGGGTAATAATTGGATGGAAGCAAAATAA